A segment of the Bactrocera neohumeralis isolate Rockhampton chromosome 3, APGP_CSIRO_Bneo_wtdbg2-racon-allhic-juicebox.fasta_v2, whole genome shotgun sequence genome:
GGAGACATCTTATTGAGAACTAAATTATTCTTAACCCCAAATACCTTAAATACACAACCACGTTCACTGGAAGGTACACGCCTCGTCTCGTCTTCATACTTATTAAGGAAACCATCCAAAGTGAGCCGCGTTCGCGTCTGACCGGGGATATCCATTGGTGTGTAGTACCAGACGTCCGGTTCCACAATCATTACCTGCAAATTGTGAGTAAATTAGCCACAGCTACACTTTATTTGTAAGCAATTCACCGTTATGCCATCAATACCGCCCGTgaaatgttgttgtttattcAACAAAACCTTAACGGCGAGTCCCGCATACTTCCCACCTCTATTCGTGCGCCAAGGCCACGTTGAGTCATTTTTGTGCCATTTAGGCTTTTCCACGGAATTGAAGGACACGCAGAAACCTAACTGTGAACGGCGCTCCATGAAGATGTCACAACATTTATACGCGTGACTCCGCCATTTGCAGTGCGTGAGGATCTCCCAGCAACGCCAGGCCATAAAACGTGCCACGGCAGTGAAATTGATATAATTcagttcatctaacggttgctTCTCTAACTGTGCGAAACGATCGAACTTACCGAAGGTGAAGGTATCGTACAGTCCAATTATTTCGGTAAAGAGCTCTTCTTTGGAGTTATTGCGATGCGTCGGTAGCAGGAATTTATCCTTGGCCTCCAGTAGACGCGACCAATTAAGCCGATTCTTATTGCAAATCGTTACCTCGGGGTATTTCACTTTATATAATGGAAAGTGTGTGTTTTCGACGACTGTCTTGAATTGTCCCTTCGCAAAGCGTGACGCGAGAAAGAGGCACATGCAGACGAGGAGAATAAAGGCGACAACGAAGGCGATCGTGCTGAGAGCGCTGCAAGAAGAATATTAGTATcagaatgtgcatatacaaggtttgtccggaaagtaaaagaactgagtcgatttaaaaaaatttattgaaccaatcggtacaattctttaaaaactttcaaaataggctcatTCTCTGTCGATACagtgctgccagcgcgatttacaagcattgaaggcgtcacgaaaggcattctccggcatagccttgagagccgaggtgaaTGCtgtttggatcccctctgtcgtctcaaacattcacacatgttcaaattttctttgcaCACTTTCACTCGCCgaaatttctggtcgtcagtgagcacttttggaaCATCTGGGCATTTAAACGAATACTttgtcgacggtctgagttcaaaactttgcgcacacgagtcacgcTGTCAGtggttatcgaagtcccaagtCTCTCAGCACTGTCTTCATCAGCGATCTCTTACCGGCCCTCGAAAAGCCTGGTGCCAGCGAAACACACCATTTCTTGCTAAACCAACATTTAGGTAAatctgcttgatcatatcaaacgtctctaaCGCAGGTGCTCGGAAACAACTGACCATCCGCTCGTTCGTTACATAGGTACGCcgtctaccgaatccagtcacggcagaagaaaatcagccctattactttccgaacaaaccctgtatttgTGTAATAACTATATCGATTATAAAAGAttcaagttaattttttacacCCAAAGCTCTATAATGGTTATAATGGCTATATCGATCTTCTCGCAACTTACCGTTCAAATTTGCTGACACCTGGCGCCAACATTACATTTACGCCATGAAGTGTGGTCTCCTGGCCGAATTCTTGCACCAAGTTGACTAAAACCTTGCACTCCTGCTCACGCGGACTGGACTCCTGCACGCTCACTCTCTTTGCACTAGACAAACCTCTGAAGTTTGAAATTCTTTTGGAGGCGCGATGAGTTTTGAAAACTATCGGTGACAGCATTCTTAGCACAAATAgacttaaaattaataagcCTCAGATACCTTAATTGAACTTCAGTAAGGAATGAGTGATTATAAAATGAGAGTGA
Coding sequences within it:
- the LOC126752381 gene encoding pickpocket protein 19-like, whose translation is MLSPIVFKTHRASKRISNFRGLSSAKRVSVQESSPREQECKVLVNLVQEFGQETTLHGVNVMLAPGVSKFERALSTIAFVVAFILLVCMCLFLASRFAKGQFKTVVENTHFPLYKVKYPEVTICNKNRLNWSRLLEAKDKFLLPTHRNNSKEELFTEIIGLYDTFTFGKFDRFAQLEKQPLDELNYINFTAVARFMAWRCWEILTHCKWRSHAYKCCDIFMERRSQLGFCVSFNSVEKPKWHKNDSTWPWRTNRGGKYAGLAVKVLLNKQQHFTGGIDGITVMIVEPDVWYYTPMDIPGQTRTRLTLDGFLNKYEDETRRVPSSERGCVFKDEQNSDDFKTLYGHRYRFENCHSQCQQEYLMKYCNCTLDIFFPPSPYPHCSLVDFPCLAKYNNYLVNFEIPGQEKYMSSKYPGIVCSCYVSCDSLRYFVAIKSRDLMPSESVENRTVVDLDVYFERDFITKYKTILVFTWIDLIVSFGGTTGLFLGCSLISLVELVYFFFVVVPRRVREKQGQPHQLRRRPSRVEQTQIKLKEYRDVYRAQKKF